The following proteins are encoded in a genomic region of Nymphalis io chromosome 8, ilAglIoxx1.1, whole genome shotgun sequence:
- the LOC126769963 gene encoding peflin isoform X2, with protein sequence MDYNSGYNQPAYGGQAGHLEIGHGPYPSIGAGGTISPQVQQWFRAVDKDQSGFITALELKSALVNAQGQTFSDTACNLMIGMFDKDRSGHINLEEFDKLYTYINQWLAVFKTYDSDQSGHIDEPELSKALTQMGFRFSPEFINFLIKRCDPKEGKISVDNFIVLCVQVQRFTEAFRVRDTQQNGTVTIGFEDFLNIALSCSI encoded by the exons TCAGGATACAATCAACCAGCCTATGGCGGTCAAGCTGGTCATCTGGAAATAGGCCATGGACCATACCCATCTATAGGAGCGGGAGGAACAATATCACCTCAAGTTCAACAATGGTTCCGCGCTGTGGACAAAGACCAATCCGGCTTTATTACAGCATTGGAATTAAAATCTGCTTTAGTAAATGCCCAAGGACAAACTTTCTCGGACACTGCATGTAACTTAATGATTG gtatGTTTGATAAAGATCGTTCAGGTCACATCAATTTAGAAGAATTTGACaaactatatacttatattaatcaGTGGCTTGCGGTATTTAAAACCTATGACTCGGACCAATCTGGACACATTGACGAACCTGAGTTATCTAAAG ctttGACGCAAATGGGATTTCGATTTTCCCCAgagtttattaactttttaatcaaAAGATGCGATCCTAAAGAGGGAAAAATATCAGTGGACAATTTCATAGTTCTCTGTGTCCAAGTACAACGTTTCACTGAAGCATTTCGAGTAAGAGATACTCAACAGAATGGAACAGTAACAATTGGATTTGAAGATTTCCTTAATATTGCACTCAGCTGCTCCATATAA
- the LOC126770035 gene encoding DNA primase small subunit, protein MVGQYDENVLPDMLPVYYTRLFPQNLFCRWLSCGNSPQPLSNRELSFTLADDVYLRYLSINNQKEFLTLLQKKCPHKLDIGAVYNTKPSVGRHDAVVLARELVFDIDLTDYDEVRTCCQEAKVCDKCWKFMVVACEIINAALKDDFGFQSILWVFSGRRGIHCWISDYEARTLDSPGRAAVADYLCLIMGGENQSKKVHLGSDNLHSSIRRALIIIDKYYNDILQDQEFLSTSDRLKSFLKMIPDETLRKQVQDNLERMPTSSVDRWRCFVDNYNQFCKENIHGMRKMKYLIEEIKIQYCYPRLDVNVTKGFNHLLKSPFSIHPKTGKVSVVFKPDNAKDIKLDEIPTIYTLLDDSSSDNVQHQTNMRTAVKNFQELVFSLEKAEAVRRKTEANSSLEF, encoded by the exons atg GTCGGCCAATATGATGAAAATGTGTTACCCGATATGTTGCCTGTGTACTACACTAGACTGTTTCCCCAAAATTTGTTTTGCAGGTGGCTTTCGTGTGGGAACAGTCCCCAGCCACTTTCAAATAGAGAATTATCTTTCACTTTAGCTGACGATGTATACTTGAGATATCtatctataaataatcaaaaagaatttttaactttattacaaaaaaaatgtccaCACAAACTTGATATTGGTGCAGTTTATAATACGAA ACCTTCTGTTGGTCGTCACGATGCAGTTGTTTTGGCCAGAGAGTTGGTATTTGACATTGACCTTACAGATTATGATGAAGTTCGAACTTGTTGCCAAGAAGCTAAAGTTTGTGATAAATGCTGGAAATTCATGGTAGTGGCATGTGAAATCATTAATGCAGCTTTGAAAG ATGATTTTGGTTTTCAATCTATTCTCTGGGTTTTTTCTGGAAGACGTGGAATACATTGCTGGATATCAGATTATGAGGCGAGGACATTAGACAGTCCAGGACGAGCTGCTGTAGCAGATTACCTCTGTCTTATTATGGGCGGTGAAAATCAGAGCAAAAAAGTTCATTTGGGAAGTGACAACTTACATTCTAGTATAAG GAgagctttaattataatagataaatactaCAATGACATACTTCAAGATCAAGAATTTTTGTCTACATCAGATAGATTAAAAAGTTTCTTAAAGATGATACCTGATGAAACACTCAGAAAACAGGTCCAAGATAATTTAGAAAGAATGCCAACATCTTCTGTTGATAGATGGAGATGTTTTGTTGATAATTACAATCAATTTTGCAAAGAg aatatacATGGAATGCgaaaaatgaagtatttaatagaagaaataaaaatccAATATTGTTACCCCCGACTGGATGTAAATGTCACAAAGGGTttcaatcatttattaaaatcaccATTCAGTATTCATCCAAAAACAGGAAAAGTATCTGTAGTGTTTAAGCCGGATAATGCTAAAGACATAAAATTGGATGAAATACCAACAATTTACACTCTTCTGGATGATAGCTCTTCAGATAATGTACAACATCAAACAAATATGAGAACTGCTGTTAAAAATTTTCAAGAATTAGTTTTTTCACTAGAGAAAGCAGAGGCAGTAAGGAGGAAAACAGAAGCAA acTCTTCTTTGGAATTCTAA